A genomic stretch from Arachis stenosperma cultivar V10309 chromosome 3, arast.V10309.gnm1.PFL2, whole genome shotgun sequence includes:
- the LOC130970534 gene encoding C-type lectin receptor-like tyrosine-protein kinase At1g52310, producing the protein MEVKPIALKLLVLTVAFLALLLGLSSSAALNETCGSLNRDTEAPCPTSWVIDPNKTKCFLHVGRPQSWNDSETCCNKYGGHLASLVSVQELQFAQSLCGEYINSCWIGGRNLNSTSGYQWMWSDNSQWNQSLFPLTDVPTNCKPSCRVNRTNDLCALMTNNSKSLLSERCDNPYSFVCVLDIGRKCNHMHCHREYLIILSVVSALILSITLAVVVWLLVYKQGKKRRRSRKLSDPAASLPSWKVFTKDELRSITKNFSEGNRLVGDAKTGGTYSGVLPDGSKVAVKRLKRSSFQRKKEFYSEIGRVARLHHSNLVAVMGCCYDHGDRYIVYEFVANGPLDKWLHHIPRGGRSLDWAMRMKIATTLAQGIAFLHDKVKPQVVHRDIRASNVLLDEEFGAHLMGVGLSKFVPYEAMHERERTVMAGGTHGYLAPEFVYRNELTTKSDVYSFGVLLLEIVTGRRPAQPVDSMGWQSIFEWATPLVQANRYPELLDPHISSSSSSIIPEASTIQKVVDLVYSCTQHVPSMRPRMSHVVLQLQQFSQPPAK; encoded by the exons ATGGAAGTGAAACCCATAGCTCTGAAATTGTTAGTCCTTACTGTAGCTTTTCTGGCTCTTCTTCTTGGACTTTCCTCTAGTGCA GCACTTAATGAGACTTGCGGTTCGCTCAATCGAGATACTGAAG caCCATGCCCAACTAGTTGGGTTATAGATCCTAATAAGACCAAGTGTTTTCTCCATGTTGGGAGGCCTCAATCTTGGAATGATTCAGAGACCTGTTGCAATAAGTATGGTGGCCATTTAGCATCACTGGTATCGGTTCAGGAGCTACAATTTGCTCAGAGTCTATGCGGTGAATATATAAATAGTTGCTGGATTGGTGGAAGAAATCTCAATTCTACATCTGGTTACCAATGGATGTGGTCTGACAATTCTCAATGGAATCAGTCCCTTTTTCCCTTGACTGATGTTCCAACCAACTGTAAACCATCTTGTCGTGTGAATAGAACGAACGATTTGTGTGCATTAATGACTAACAACTCAAAATCTCTCTTGAGTGAGAGATGTGATAATCCTTATTCTTTTGTATGTGTACTTGATATAG GTAGGAAATGTAACCATATGCATTGCCACAGGGAATACCTTATCATCCTTTCAGTTGTGAGTGCATTGATACTCTCGATAACATTAGCCGTGGTGGTTTGGCTCCTTGTATATAAACAGGGCAAGAAAAGAAGGCGGTCTAGAAAGCTATCTGACCCAGCAGCTTCTCTTCCATCATGGAAAGTTTTTACCAAAGATGAATTAAGGTCTATTACAAAGAATTTCAGTGAAGGTAACCGTCTTGTTGGGGATGCCAAGACAGGTGGTACATACAGTGGGGTCCTACCAGATGGCTCAAAGGTTGCAGTTAAGAGATTAAAGAGGTCAAGCTTCCAACGTAAAAAGGAATTCTATTCAGAGATTGGCAGAGTTGCAAGGCTCCACCATTCAAATCTAGTAGCTGTGATGGGGTGCTGCTATGATCATGGTGATCGATATATTGTTTATGAGTTTGTAGCTAATGGGCCCTTAGATAAATGGCTACATCACATACCAAGAGGTGGCCGTAGCTTAGACTGGGCTATGAGGATGAAAATTGCCACGACGCTTGCGCAAGGGATTGC GTTTTTGCATGACAAGGTTAAGCCACAAGTTGTGCATCGAGATATACGAGCTAGTAATGTACTGCTAGACGAGGAGTTCGGAGCACACCTAATGGGAGTTGGCCTATCAAAGTTTGTACCATATGAAGCAATGCATGAGCGGGAGCGGACCGTGATGGCAGGGGGAACACACGGATATCTTGCTCCAGAGTTCGTGTATCGAAACGAGCTAACAACAAAGAGTGATGTCTATAGTTTTGGTGTCCTACTACTCGAAATAGTCACCGGGCGCCGACCTGCACAACCAGTTGATTCCATGGGTTGGCAGAGTATATTTGAATGGGCGACGCCCCTCGTGCAAGCAAATCGCTACCCTGAACTCTTGGATCCTCAtatatcatcatcatcttcaagTATCATTCCAGAGGCTAGCACCATTCAGAAGGTGGTGGACCTTGTCTATTCTTGCACACAGCATGTCCCATCTATGCGCCCGAGAATGTCTCACGTTGTTCTTCAGTTACAACAGTTCTCCCAACCACCTGCAAAGTAA
- the LOC130966161 gene encoding thioredoxin X, chloroplastic-like: MAFVQPGLLLSTLPLRTLASTSSASSYSAAPLFHCSVPTRLSFYSSQRRTTCPKLRYFRQFAVTCGTTITEINETQFNDTVLKANRPVLVEFVANWCGPCRLISPTMEPLAQEYEDRLTVAKVDHDANPRLIEEYKVDELPTFIHFKNGQEVPESRRECAITKVKLKDYVDALLESISVS, translated from the exons ATGGCGTTCGTACa ACCCGGTTTATTACTTTCGACGCTTCCACTCCGTACACTTGCATCTACCTCCTCCGCCTCCTCTTACTCTGCTGCTCCTTTGTTTCACTGCTCCGTTCCGACAAGGCTTTCCTTTTATTCCTCCCAAAGAAGAACTACATGTCCCAAGCTCCGCTATTTCCGTCAATTCGCCGTTACGTGCGGCACCACCATCACAGAGATCAACGAGACACAGTTTAACGACACTGTTTTGAAGGCTAACCGTCCCGTTCTCGTTGAGTTCGTCGCTAACTGGTGCGGTCCTTGCCGTTTGATCTCTCCCACTATGGAACCCCTAGCTCAG GAATATGAAGACAGATTAACAGTGGCGAAGGTTGATCATGATGCGAACCCTAGGTTAATCGAAGAGTACAAAGTTGATGAGCTACCAACATTCATCCACTTCAAGAATGGACAGGAAGTTCCAGAAAGCAGAAGAGAATGTGCAATCACCAAAGTTAAACTCAAAGACTATGTGGATGCTTTATTGGAATCAATCTCAGTTTCGTAG